Genomic segment of Truepera radiovictrix DSM 17093:
GCGCCACAGGAGGCGCCAGAGCAGCCCCAGGGCGAGCCACCCCAGACCGGTCAGCCACACGGCCGTTTCGACGAAGAAGGCGAGCCCCGCGCACGCCACGAGCCCCGAGAGCGCGACCGCGGGCCCGTAGAGCCGCTCCTCGGCGGGGAGGCGCAGGGCCGCCAGGTTGGTCAGGGCGTAGTAGACGAGGACGAAAAAGGCGCTAAACGACCAGGTCGTGCGCACGTCGCCCGTCAGCGTGAGGAGCGCAATGACGCCCCCGACGAGCAACGTCGCCACCGCCGGCGAGCCGCGCGCGTCGAGGCGGGCGGTCACGGCGGGGACGTCGCCGCCGCGACCCATCGCGAAGAGCACGCGAGAAAGCCCCAGCACGAGGTTAAGGAGCACCCCGAGCATGGCGGTCATGGCCCCGATGCTAACAAGCAGCGCGGTCCCCGGGAGGGCGAACGAGCGCGCGGCAAGCGCCAGGGGCGCAGCGCCCCTTTGCGCCTCGGCGAGCGCGTCCGCCCCGACCACGCCGACGCCGACCACCGCCACCGCGGCGTAGAGGAGCAGGGTGACGAGTAGCGTCGTGACGATCGCCCAGGGGATCGTGCGGCGCGGGTCACGCACCTCTTCGCCCAACGTCGCGACGCGCCCGTAACCGGTGTAGGCCACGAACATGAGCGCGGTCGCGTGCAGCAGCTCTCGCCAACCGCCCTCCCCCGCCCCGACCGGCCACAGGGGGACGAGGTTGGCCGAGCGCACGCTCGGCAACCCGGCGGCGACAAAGAGCAGGAGCGAAAAGAGGGTCACGGAGACGATGGCGAGGTTTGTGGCGCTCGAGCGCCTCACCCCGCCGAGCACCACGAGCGTGGTCCCGGCGGTTGCCGCGAGCGCCAGCAACGCGAGCGCCCAGGGGGCGTGCACGCCCAGGAGCCCCAACAGGTAGCCGCCGAAACCGAGCGCCGCCGTCGCCGCCGAGGCGCTTTTGGCGACCAGGAACGACCACCCCGCCAAAAAACCCAGCCAAGGGTTAAGGTAGCGGTACCCGTACGCGTAGGTGCCGCCCGCGACCGCGTAGTTGGCCGCGAGCTGCGCGCTCGAGAGCCCGTTGAAGGTCGCTAGAAGCGCCCCCAAAAGCACCGCGAGCACCACCGCGGGCCCCGCGACACCCGCCGCGATCCCGATGGAGACGAAGACCCCCGTGCCGATAATCGACCCGAGACCGACGATGACGGCCCCCGGGAAACCTAGGTGGCGTGTGAGCTGCTGCACAGGCGAGTCTACCGCACGGGCGTCAGCTTAGCGCCACCCCGCGCGAGCTCCGGTCGCAGGGGAGGGCCCAGAGGCTTGACAAAAGGCTAGGGGCTCGGCCATACTCTGGGGAAAGCTAACACGTGTTAGTAGAGCGAGCGCCCGTCGAAACCGCCCTTCGCCTTGCGTCGCCGCCCGGTTTTAGCCCCAACGGTCGCTTATGGAGGTGCAGGTGGCTCTCACGACGTCAGCCGAACCGCCCCGCCGCGAACGGAGCGCCCTAAAGCGCGCGTTCACCAAAGAGGCGCTTACCGCCTGGCTCTTTATCCTCCCTAGCTTCGTGGGCTTTTTCTTTTTCTACGCGCTCCCCGCCTTTCGCGGCCTGATGATCTCGTTTACCGACTGGAACCTCCTGCGCGACCCCAACCCGGTCGGGCTCGCCAACTACGAGCGGATGCTCGCCGACCCGCTCTTCTGGAACGCCTTGCGGGTAACAGGCCTCTACGTCCTCGCCAACATCCCCATCCAGACCGTCCTGGGCCTTTTGCTCGCCGTGCTGATGAGCCGCCTTACGACCTCGATGTTCGTGCGCGGCACCCTGATCCTGCCCTACTTGATGTCGAACGTCATCGTGGCTCTTATGTGGCTCTGGCTGCTCGACCCGCTGCTGGGGTTCGGCAACGCGCTGCTGCAGATGTTGGGCTTTAGTCGGCAGCCCTTTTTCGGCTCCCCGGATCAGGCCATCTGGACGATCGCGGCGGTCAACATCTGGCGCCACATGGGTTTTACCGCGCTCCTCTTTTACGCCGGCATGCAGGGCATTCCGGGGTCCTTGTACGAAGCGGCCCGCATCGACGGCGCCTCGGAGAACCGGATGTTTTGGAACATCACCCTGCCGCTCCTGCGCCCCGTGACGGTGTTCGTGCTGGTCACCTCGCTCATCGGGTCGTTTCAGATCTTCGACACGGTCGCCGTCACCACGCAGGGTGGGCCGGTCAACGCGACGCGGGTGCTGGTTTGGTACATCTACGAGAACGCCTTCCAGTTCTCCAACATGGGCTACGCCACCGCGCTCTCAATGACGCTCTTTGCCATCCTCATCGTGATCACCCTTTTGCAGCTCCGCTTTCTCCGCTCCGACCAGTCCGACTTGGCTTAGGAGGCCGCCATGGTAGAGTCCACGACCGCTCGAGCGTCCGCAAGGCACCGCCCCGGCGTCCCCTGGGGGCGCATCTTGGCCTGGGCTGCGCTGGTGCTGCTCCTCGTCATCACGCTGCTGCCCTTCTGGGTGGTCATTAAAACCGCCTTTTCGAGCCAGCGCGCGCTCTTCGGCGCCGCCGGCTCGCTCCTACCCGCCGACCCCACGCTCTTCAACTTCCGCCGCGCCCTGGGGCTCGCGAGCCTGGAGGAGATGATCGCCGCAGGGGGTTCGGGGCAGAGCCTCAACTTTTTGCTCTACCTGCGCAACTCGGTCATCTTCACGGGCCTGATCGTCGTGTTTCAGATTTTTTTCTCCGCCATGGCGGCCTACGCGTTTGCCCGCCTGAAGTTCCCGGGGCGCAACCTCATCTTCCTGCTCTACCTCGCCGCCCTGATGGTCCCCGGGATCGTGCTCTTCATCCCCAACTTCGTGCTGATTCGCCAGCTCGGTTGGCTCAACACCTTCCAGGGGATGGTGGCGCCTTACCTCTTGATGACGCCCTTTGCCGTCTTTTTCCTGCGGCAGTTTTTCTTGTCGCTGCCGCGTGAGCTCGAGGAGGCCGCCCGCCTAGACGGCGCGAGCCCCTTCGGCATCTTTTGGCGCATCGTCTTGCCGATCAGCCAAACCCCCCTGGCGACGCTCGCCATCTTGACCACCATCAACATGTGGAACGAGTACTTCTGGCCGTTTCTGGTGGGGCGCCAGGAGAACGTGCGCGTTCTCACCGTAGGTCTTGGGATCTTCCAGAGCCAGACGCCGCAGGGCGTCCCCGACTGGACGGGGCTCATGGCCGGAACGCTCCTCAGCATCATCCCGATATTTCTGCTGCTGCTCTTTTTGGGCCGCCGCATCGTCGATTCGCTCGCCTTCAGCGGCCTGAAGTAGGGGCCTGAAGTGATCTAACCAGGAGGTGCGCCCGTCAGAGCTGAAGCAGACAGGAGAAAGTAGTCAGCAGTCAGTAATCAGCAGCCAGTAGCCAGGAACCCCACGCCACGAAGGAGAACCGATGAGCCAGCTTCACCGCCTCGCCCTTTTAAGCGCCCTTAGCGCCATCACCGGCACCGCGCTCGCCCAGACCACCATCCGCTACACCCTTTGGGACGCCAACCAACTCCCCGCCTACCAGCAGTGCGCGGACGCTTTTAGCGAGCAGAACCCCGACATTCAGATCGCCATCGAACAGCTCGGCTGGGACGACTACTGGACGAACCTCACCACCGGCTTCGTCGCGGGGACCGCGCCGGACGTGTTTACGAATCACCTCTCGCGCTACCCCGAGTTCGTCGCCAACAATCAGCTCGTGGACCTGCAACCCTTGGTCGAGCGCGACGGTGTCGATACGGAGCAGTATATCGGCGACCTAGCGGAGCTCTGGACGCGCGACGGCGCCCGCTACGGGCTCCCCAAAGATTGGGACACCGTCGCCGTGTTCTACAACGTCGCCATGCTTGAGGAAGCGGGGATCGACCCCGCGGTGATGGAGGACTGGACCTGGAACCCCGAGGACGGCGGCACCTTTCAGGAGGTCGCGGCGCAGCTCACGCTCGACGCTAACGGCAACAACGCGCTGTCGCCCGACTTCAACCCCAACAACGTGCGGCAGTACGGCTTTATCCTCCCCGGCGAGGGGGGTGGCGGCGGGCAGACCGAGTGGAGCCACTTCGCGGCCTCGAACGGCTGGACGGCCGTCAACGAGATCTGGGGGAACGAGTACTACTACGACGCCCCCGAGTTCATCGAGACCATCAGCTGGCTGCAGGACGTGGTCAACAACCGCCGGCTGTCGCCGCTCGTGTCGGACGTCGCGGGCATCGGGGCGAACGCGCTCTTCGCCGCCGGTCAGGGCGCGATGGTCACCGACGGCTCGTGGATGATCGGTCAGTACATCAACAACTCGCCCTTTGAGGTCGGCATCGCCCCGCTCCCCATCGGCCCCGAAGGGCGCAAAAGCATGTTTAACGGGCTGGCGGACTCCATCTGGGTCGGCAGCCAACACCAAGACGAGGCCTGGGAGTGGGTGAAGTTCCTGGGTTCGGCCGAGTGCCAGAACCTCGTCGGCGCCGCCGGGGTGGTCTTCCCCGCCATTCAGTCGGGGGTCGACGCGGCTATTGAAACCTGGGAGGCGCGCGGCGTCGACGTCACCCCCTTTACCGACCTCGCGGCCGAAGAGGGCGCGACCTTCCTCTTCCCCATCACCGACAACTACGCCCGGGTCACCTCGATTCTCACCAACGCGCTGCAGAGCATCTTTATCCAAAACGCCGACGTCGAACAGACCCTGACCCAAGCCAACGCGGAGATCAACGCGCTGTTCCAGTAAAGTATAGGTGACGCGCTGTGCTGCTCCAGGGCAGCACAGTCCACATACGCCCCCCACGTACGCCCCTCCAGGGGCGCGCCGTCTTAGGAGCCTCGTGACCAAAATCACCTTTATCGGTGCCGGCAGCACCGTGTTCGCCAAAAACCTCCTCGGCGACATCCTGAGCTTTCCCGAGCTCGCGGGCGCCGAGATCGCGCTTTTTGACATCGACGCCCAGCGCCTAAAGACCTCGGAGGTCGTCGCGCACAAAGTCGCCGACGCGCTCGGCGCCAAACCCCGCATCCTCGCCACCACCGACCGTGAGCGGGCGCTCGACGGCGCCGATTACGCGCTCAACATGATCCAGGTCGGCGGGTACAAACCCGCGACGCTCATCGACTTCGAGATCCCCAAAAAGTACGGTCTGCAGCAGACCATCGGCGACACGCTCGGTATCGGCGGCATCATGCGGGCGCTGCGCACCGTCCCCGTGCTTTTGGCGATGGCGCGCGACATGGAGCGGCTCTGCCCGGAGGTACTGCACCTCAACTACGTCAACCCGATGGCGATCAACTGCTGGGCGCTAAGCCGCGCCTCGAGCGTCCGCACCGTCGGCCTCTGCCACAGCGTGCCGCACACGGCGGGCGAGCTCGCGCGCGACCTCGGCGTGCCGGTAGGTGAGATCACCTACCGCGTCGCGGGCATTAACCACGTGGCCTTTTACCTCACCTTCGAGCGCCGCGGCGAGGACCTCTACCCGGCGCTCCGGCGGATCGTCGACGAGGGGCGGGTGCCCGAGACCAACCGCGTGCGCTACGAGATGCTGCGGCGGCTCGGGTACTTCGTCACGGAGTCCAGCGAGCACTTTTCGGAGTACGTGCCGTGGTTTATCAAACGCAGCCACCCGGAACTCGTCGAGGCGTTTAACATCCCCATCGACGAGTACCTGCGGCGCTGCGAGTTTCAGATCGCCAGCTGGGAGCGCATGCGCGCGCTTCTCGAGGACCCCGCGACCCGGTTCCGGGTCGAGGACACCGCGAGCGAGCACACCGACCACACCCCCACGGACGGCTCGGTACGCGACGAGGCGAGGCTCACCGAGCAGCTGCTCACCATCAAGCGCTCGCCGGAGTACGGCTCTTTGATCATCCACTCGTGTGAAACGGGGGAGCCGCGCGTGGTCTACGGCAACGTGATGAACCGTGGGCTTATCGACAACCTCCCCGAGTGCTGCGTCGAGGTACCCTGTCTGGTCGACGGCAACGGGGTGCAGCCGACCAAGGTGGGCGCGCTGCCGCCGCAGCTCGCCGCGCTGATGCAGACCAACGTGAACGTGCAGGCGCTCACCGTCGAGGCCATCTTGACGGGGCGCAAAGAGCACCTCTACCACGCGGCGATGTTTGACCCGCACACGGCGGCCGAACTCAGCTTGGAGGAGATTCACGACCTCGTCGATGACCTCTTGGCGGCGCACGGCGACTGGGTGCCGGAGGCGTTTCGCCCCCCGCACCGACGCGAGCTCGCCCTGTAGCCACCCGCTACGCCCGCGCTAGGCGTAAACTAACCCTTAGGTGGCTAAGCAACCCCCTCCGACGAAGCGCCCGGCAAAACGCCCGACGAGCTTTGAGGTCGCCGAGCTCGCGGGCGTGTCGCGGAGCACGGTGTCTTTGGTGTTAAA
This window contains:
- a CDS encoding carbohydrate ABC transporter permease, with the protein product MALTTSAEPPRRERSALKRAFTKEALTAWLFILPSFVGFFFFYALPAFRGLMISFTDWNLLRDPNPVGLANYERMLADPLFWNALRVTGLYVLANIPIQTVLGLLLAVLMSRLTTSMFVRGTLILPYLMSNVIVALMWLWLLDPLLGFGNALLQMLGFSRQPFFGSPDQAIWTIAAVNIWRHMGFTALLFYAGMQGIPGSLYEAARIDGASENRMFWNITLPLLRPVTVFVLVTSLIGSFQIFDTVAVTTQGGPVNATRVLVWYIYENAFQFSNMGYATALSMTLFAILIVITLLQLRFLRSDQSDLA
- a CDS encoding alpha-glucosidase/alpha-galactosidase, whose translation is MTKITFIGAGSTVFAKNLLGDILSFPELAGAEIALFDIDAQRLKTSEVVAHKVADALGAKPRILATTDRERALDGADYALNMIQVGGYKPATLIDFEIPKKYGLQQTIGDTLGIGGIMRALRTVPVLLAMARDMERLCPEVLHLNYVNPMAINCWALSRASSVRTVGLCHSVPHTAGELARDLGVPVGEITYRVAGINHVAFYLTFERRGEDLYPALRRIVDEGRVPETNRVRYEMLRRLGYFVTESSEHFSEYVPWFIKRSHPELVEAFNIPIDEYLRRCEFQIASWERMRALLEDPATRFRVEDTASEHTDHTPTDGSVRDEARLTEQLLTIKRSPEYGSLIIHSCETGEPRVVYGNVMNRGLIDNLPECCVEVPCLVDGNGVQPTKVGALPPQLAALMQTNVNVQALTVEAILTGRKEHLYHAAMFDPHTAAELSLEEIHDLVDDLLAAHGDWVPEAFRPPHRRELAL
- a CDS encoding APC family permease, translating into MQQLTRHLGFPGAVIVGLGSIIGTGVFVSIGIAAGVAGPAVVLAVLLGALLATFNGLSSAQLAANYAVAGGTYAYGYRYLNPWLGFLAGWSFLVAKSASAATAALGFGGYLLGLLGVHAPWALALLALAATAGTTLVVLGGVRRSSATNLAIVSVTLFSLLLFVAAGLPSVRSANLVPLWPVGAGEGGWRELLHATALMFVAYTGYGRVATLGEEVRDPRRTIPWAIVTTLLVTLLLYAAVAVVGVGVVGADALAEAQRGAAPLALAARSFALPGTALLVSIGAMTAMLGVLLNLVLGLSRVLFAMGRGGDVPAVTARLDARGSPAVATLLVGGVIALLTLTGDVRTTWSFSAFFVLVYYALTNLAALRLPAEERLYGPAVALSGLVACAGLAFFVETAVWLTGLGWLALGLLWRLLWRQTR
- a CDS encoding carbohydrate ABC transporter permease; its protein translation is MVESTTARASARHRPGVPWGRILAWAALVLLLVITLLPFWVVIKTAFSSQRALFGAAGSLLPADPTLFNFRRALGLASLEEMIAAGGSGQSLNFLLYLRNSVIFTGLIVVFQIFFSAMAAYAFARLKFPGRNLIFLLYLAALMVPGIVLFIPNFVLIRQLGWLNTFQGMVAPYLLMTPFAVFFLRQFFLSLPRELEEAARLDGASPFGIFWRIVLPISQTPLATLAILTTINMWNEYFWPFLVGRQENVRVLTVGLGIFQSQTPQGVPDWTGLMAGTLLSIIPIFLLLLFLGRRIVDSLAFSGLK
- a CDS encoding ABC transporter substrate-binding protein, giving the protein MSQLHRLALLSALSAITGTALAQTTIRYTLWDANQLPAYQQCADAFSEQNPDIQIAIEQLGWDDYWTNLTTGFVAGTAPDVFTNHLSRYPEFVANNQLVDLQPLVERDGVDTEQYIGDLAELWTRDGARYGLPKDWDTVAVFYNVAMLEEAGIDPAVMEDWTWNPEDGGTFQEVAAQLTLDANGNNALSPDFNPNNVRQYGFILPGEGGGGGQTEWSHFAASNGWTAVNEIWGNEYYYDAPEFIETISWLQDVVNNRRLSPLVSDVAGIGANALFAAGQGAMVTDGSWMIGQYINNSPFEVGIAPLPIGPEGRKSMFNGLADSIWVGSQHQDEAWEWVKFLGSAECQNLVGAAGVVFPAIQSGVDAAIETWEARGVDVTPFTDLAAEEGATFLFPITDNYARVTSILTNALQSIFIQNADVEQTLTQANAEINALFQ